The DNA sequence CGGACAGGAAGTAAAGGCTAGGATCATTAAGATTGACAAGGAGGAGCGTAGAATTGGACTTTCGATTAAAGCGCTTGATTACTCTCCCGAACAGCTGGAAAAAGAAAGGGTGGAGCTAGTTCGATCGGGGGAAGAGTTAACCTCGATGGAGGAAGCCTTTAGTCGGCTCGAAGAGGATTATCGTCCTGGCCAGTCGAAAAAGAAGGCCACGTAAGGTTTCTTGTCCCGTGGGAGATCCGTGGGATGGTCGGCTAGCGTTTTCTTGAAAGACTTACTTGTGGGAACACTTTGAGTCTTTCTTTGTCAGGGTGTCTCCTCGGTAGGCGATCCAGTCCGGCCCCAGGCAGAGGCGTCGCCGTAGCTATCAGTCTTAGATTCTGCTTCTGGCTTTTCATCGATTGAGTCTACCCGTACAGTTTTCTTGTGCGGTCTTAGGCGGTCCCGTAGCTCAGATGGATAGAGCAGCGCTTTCCTAAAGCGCGGGTCGGGAGTTCGAATCTCCCCGGGACCACTAGAGAAAAAAGACCTAAATTCCTAGAGCACAAAGAGTTCACTCTCCCCCCTAACGACGTCCAATAAATTACGGTCAATGTGTAAACAAGCGGCTAAGGACGCCTGGATCGTGGCGACAATGGGCAAAGAGAATCGAGGGATTAGATGGGGAATAAGCTCCGTTTATGTCCTCTTTTGCGTGGAGAGGACGGGCTGCAAGTAAAAATCTTGCCTTTGCCAGAAGGATTGAGTATTACGCCAGGGGCAAAAAGGAGATTGGCATGGAAAAAGCAAGAGTCCTTGCGCCTATGGTTGCTTTGGCCCTGGGAATCATTACAGGTAAGCTATCCGCCGATACGATGCTTTTCGATTTCGGGGACATGATCCTTGGGGACTCCAATGGCGATGCCGTGATGCTCTTCCGATGGGAAGATGGGAGTATTTCAGGATCTGTAGGGGATCAATGGGTTGATGTTGAGCGAATACCAAGTTGGGGCGAGAGATATGGAAACCAAGGACCGGTTTTACCGCTCCCTTACTCCGATTGCGAGGAGAATGCGTTCGACGCTTTGGATGACGAAGGAGAGTAGAGAGTAATGCGGGAGAAGGTAGACGACAAGAATGTTTCTAGCGATGTATGGATTGTCGCGAGAACCGGAATGAAGAGACCGACATGAAAACGAACCCGACGTGGGTCGCTTGCGCCATTGTACTCTGTGTGCTAGGGGGGAATGCCCACGCGATCTTGGGGACATCAGCACAAGTCCAAAGGCGGAACTGACGGTGTCCGGAAGGTGACTTCCGGGGTGATCGAAAGCCCATTGGCGAAGTTGACAAGTTCTGGCTGCCAGATGAGCCACCAGTGGGGTTTTCTCAAATGCCGCGCCTATCTCAATGCAGAATTCTCCCAAGTCTGGCTTCGGAAAATAGGCTAAGCATGGGGCCTTTTCGTCACCAGGTTGAGGTGGCTGAATTGTCTCGCCACGAGGGAGAACCAAAGGCTAAGGCGGATTGGTTTGTGGCGGATTTTTTATGGAAGTAGGCCGTCAAGGACCAAGTGTGGCTGGAGAGCTATGCGCTTTTTCCGGGTTGGGGCTGTCAAACCCGTAGGAAGAATGGAGCAAAAACTGAAGGAACCGTTCCGCGTGTGAAGGAAAAACTCAATGATTTTTCCTGAAGTTCTAAGATCAATAGTAGGATGCAAAAGATACGCGCCCCTTTGTTCGGACAAAAGCCAGAGCGGAGTTCTGCCAGATCCGTGCAAGAGGGTTGCTGGATGACTGTTGGAACTTAGAGAGACCGAAAGCGAACGTGAATTTCCAGCTAGCAAACGTCTTGTTCGCATGCGGGGCGGGGAGAAGCTTTGACTCGGCTTGAGGATCTTCTAGCGTTTTGGGGTATTGAAGGGGACTGAGATTGACGGCCCAAAAATGGGCTCGAGTTAGGTTGGAAACGATCATGTAACCGGAGGGGCTCAAATGGGTTCTCTTAGGCACTGGTTTGTCCTTGCTGGAGCTACAATCTGGATAGGAACCCAGGGGAATTTCTTACCTGCAGCTACCAAGGACTTTAAGGGGAAGCCTCTTGCTCCCGTGCATGCCTCAGGCATTGGGGAGGGAGGATTATCCTCTGAATCGGTTCTACCGGGTGAAAGACGCTATCTTCTCCCAGAAACGCAACGTAGAGGGGGCAACCTAAAGCGTATTTGGATTCCTTTGACTGCAAGTCCCACCGGCGTGACTTTTCAGACTCCAAAGGGTACCTACCGGGTTGAGGCACAAGGAATGCTTGCTCCCTCTTGGAGGCGACTCTACGCCTACGCCGGCAGGAGGGCTCTCTGGATTGAGGTTGAAAACTCCAGATCCAGCACCGAACTAGAGGTGCTAGAGGCTCTGTTGAACGGTGCTCTCCTGCAAAAGGCCCAGTTGGATCGCGAGGCGCAGGCGCATCCGGATGGGTGGGAAATGAGCCAACGATGTCAAGCCGTCCGCTGGATGGTGAAAACCCTTTGGGATCTTTACGACCAAAAGAAAGGGAAGCGATGATAGAGGGTCTTATTTTAGGCTAAAAAATGGCGACTTTTTATGGAGAGTCCGTAGAAAAAGAGGGAAAACCTTCGAGAAGGCAGTAGTCCCCGTTTCGAGCAAGGGTGAACTTTGGGACGGGAGATGTTGCTCATCGGGTCACTTCCCGATCGTTTACGAGCGGCTTCCAAACGGAACTTGGGTTGAAAAGGGAGAAGCGAGCGAGATGTATCATTGTCCTGGCTTTAAAGGGGGTACTGGAAGAGGGGAAGAATCGATTGTGAGGCGAAGCTAGGGAACCGGTTGTGAGTTTTCACTAACAGGCGGGGAGCTGCCCTTATGTCCCATCTGGGGCTCCCAAAAGCTAAACCACATGGAGAGACGGACGGCTCTTCATGGCAGCCTGTCAGAGTGAACTTGAGTGCATCGGCCCAACCGCCAAGGTGTTTGCTACGAGGCGGCTTGGTGAATGTGGAAGGAGGGGCGTTTGGCTGTTCCCGCAGAGTAGTCGTTGACGGGTACGGTGATCGTGCACGCGGGGAGGGCAGAAGCCCGATGAGGCAGCTCTCTACGCGCGGGTGTGCAAGCGCCGATCAAAAAGCGGATTGAGACAGGCAGTTAGCTTGGCTTCTCCGACCTCGCTCTCAAAGTAAACCGTTGCGGATCGTCAAGGCCGTCAAGGGGTCAGCTCCGGGAGGAACGGCCGCCGTAAAGGGCTCATTGGGCAGCTCTGTGATCCGAAGGTTGGCGTCATCCCCCTCGAGTAGTGCGACCAGCTGATGCGTTTCGGTTTCGAGTGTCTGGAAGCGGTATGTATGGGCCGGGCAGAGTCGATCTAGCCTGTTGGTGGATCGAATTGAGAGGACCGACCGTATCGTGGGCGATCTCTATGAGGTCACGGTTTGCCTGTGTGGCAGGCTTTACCGGAAAGAGATCCGCGCAGAACCGCGCTACTAAGAAGGGGCGCGAAGCGATCGCATGAGCAAGGCCCCATTTTGGCATACGAGGCGCGTTTGAGGCTGACACCGGAACAGGTTTGCTATCTCGATGCCTATGCGGTGCTCTATGGACGGGGGAGCGGAGTTTTTTCTGCCCGATGTGGGCCGGTGTTTCGCTCAACGAGGGCACTAGATCCTTCCTGCCGCGGTTTGGCTTGACCGCCCGAAAGTTCCATGCCCTCCGGGCCGTGCTCGAAGGAAAGATCGCTTCGATGGGCGAACGGCAGCCCCGGCTGATTGCCGAAGCTACGGAGCGGGATCCGGAAAAGCGGAAAACTTCATCGTGCGTTATCGAAATGATGAATCGTGAAAAAACGGCACGATAGCGTCCTGTGGGCAACCGGTACAGTATCCCTGATGTCGTGTCCAAAGTGCAGCGAAGCAGGGCTGACCGCGCTTGTTGGCCAGTGGCTCGTCGAAATGGTCCAATCCATCGGCCATGTGCGCAATAGGACAGTTGAGCCTCGGGCAGAGATGCCTGACGGGGTGCATGTGTCGATCTGCGGCAAACCGTCTGCTGCCGCCCGTTGGATTGTGTGGCTTTCTAAGGGCGGTCGGCGAAGTTCTTCCGTTTCTATAGCTAGAAGAGGGGGACTGATCGCCGTCGTCAACTTGGGTCCAGGCACTACCAATCCCACATGTTCACGGCGCAGAGATGCATCGAGAAAGCTAATCGAAACCCGTACAAATTCTTTTGCGTGTTTTGTGGCCATCGTAAACGCTCGGATGTCGACACCGCTTTCCTTCTTTTGGTGGGGAATCGGACTGCTTCAGCGACTTGTTTGTCCCTTAGCCCCGAAGTCTCGGGACCCGGCAACCGCCAGTAGAGGGGGGACAAGCTTGCGGCTTTCAGATACCGGTTCATGACCCATTTATGGCAGAAAAAAACGGCCTTCCTCTTGGACGCCGGTGATAAGAAAGCCAGATTAGCTTGTTGCATGGTGATGATTCTTGGAGATTGTAGGAAAAGTTATTTTTTTTAAAAGAAGAGAGTTTTCTCGCAAGCTTGAGGGCCTTTTTTTCTAAAAGTGTAACAAAGGTCCCTAACCAAGAGTTCTTGGTAAACGGGTAGGAATCGTTGGTGGGATGAGCATCCAACTGTGCTACTGGTACTTTGCTTACGGCGCCAACATGGACGCCCAGGGGTTAGCCCGGAGGGTCGGCTGCAACGTGCTCGAGGGGAAGCGAGCCTGTTTGGAGGGATATCGACTCGTTTTCAATCAGCGGGGAGGATATGCAAGTGTTGTTCCTCATCCCAGCGATAAAGTATGGGGGGTGCTTTACCGGCTCACAGAAACCGAGCTTTCGAGGCTCGATCAATATGAAGGAGTACCCGAATGCTATGGGAGGCAGAAGGTTTGGGTAACCACCGAAAATGGGGAGAGAGTGCGCGCCTACGTGTATATCGGGAAAGAGAACCTCGAAAATGTTTGGCCCAAGCAGACATACCTGAGCGAGCTGCTTCGAGGTGCAAGGCAACACCAACTGCCACAAGAGTATATCCAGTTTCTAGAGGGAGTCGCTGCGTTGAGAGAGCAGCAGGTGAAAGGAGGGAGCACTCGAACCGCTCCCAAAAAGGAGCAAACCCCGTAAATCAGGAAAGAGTCGCTTGCCGACCTCCCCGCCCCTGGGATCTTTAAAAAGCTCGCTGTTCCAGCTTGTCGATTTTGCATTTTTCATTTGAAAAGCGCGTCAGGGGTGACTGAGTTGTAAGGGGCTACCTTTCGCTTAGATTGGCGTGTTTGGAATAGCCTCGGGTCCGCTTCTCCGAAGCCTGGGAGGAACGGGCAAGAGAGGACCGGAAAGCAATTGGCTTGGTCGGGTTTGATCACAGAACATTGGGTATGGAAAGCTATGGTTTGAAGCTCGTGGAAGAAAAATGCGCTGCACCTTCGTCGAGCGGCGAACCTCCCTCCTTTCGTTGGATTGTCGCCGTGCTTATCGCTCTTTGGGATCCTATGAAGACAATGAAGCGTGAGTAGCAGGACGATGCGCACCGTGCCGACCTGGTACGGCACTGCCTAGGGTATTGCCCGAAGCGCTGCAACCCAGGGGTGAAGGAATCCATGACGCAACGGCTCCCGGAAACGGTTCCAGTGCATAGCTGGTGAGCACAGTTGGACGGTCAAGCCCGTTGGAGTGATATCCCGGCCATGTCCATGTGCTGGTACGCGCCAATCCTGAGGTTTTCGGCCATGAGATGGCGCGGTTCTTGAAGCGCGGTTGGGCCCCCCGGCACATGTAACGAAAGTCCCCCCTTGCGAGAACTGTCGAGCCTTTGCATACGATCCCACCTTTCTTCAACCACTGGTAAGGCCGTCGCCGAGGCGACCCAAACGTGATCGAAGGTCCAAGGGGACGACGGGAGTATCCTGCGTAGGGTTGTAGGGCCCAAACTCGCCAGTAGGGCCGAAAAAAGAAAAAAAGTTTTTCTCCTTTGCTGTGGCAACCGCGGAATTTATCCCTCGCTCCTTTGAAGAACAACAAATCCGCAGGCAGGGAGAAGAAGGGTCATTTCACCCCCGGCGGAGGACAGGAGGGTCTTCCCATTGGCGACGTTGTGGCCCCCGTAGGCGGCGGCATCGCTATTAAAAATTTCCCGCCACGAACCCGAGGAGAGACGAGGGGAACTTACCCGGTAACCGTGCGTGTAGGGAGAGTTGGCAAGGGATCCCACCACCAAAAGTTCCGTGGATTCGATCCATCTGCGGAATGCCAGCACTCGATCCACGTTGTGCGTGTAAAAAACTTCAATTTGTCCCCGGCGTACAACTTCATGAGAGCGTCGCAGATGGATTAAGTCCCGGTAAAACGTAAATAGACCCGCGCCTTCACCTGATCTTTTTCCAATCAGATCTTCCCGGTGGGGCAATACTTGTCCATAAAGAAAAGGCTCTTTCGCGCCGACTTCCTCCCCAAAGAGGAAAAGGGGGATTCCGGCCGAAAGAATGGAGATACCTGCGACCCAACGAGCCCTTGCTTCAGCATACCACCGTGCCGTTGGGTTGGTGAGATACTCGGCTCCGCCGGCTGCGGTAACTAACGTGCGAGCGGTACCGGGATCATTGCCAGCCTCGTCATGGTTTTTGTGGTACACCACGGTTCGAGATGAGGTAGAGGAAAGGATCGAGCCAAACTGTTGAAGGTTTAAGGGTCCATCGCCCCCTTGACCTGCAACCCAAAGCAAGCGAGCTACCTCAGGACCGCGGGGTGCGTCACCCACCAAAGAGTGGTAAAACTCCGCGTACCACGCTGCGTCGAAACCCAACCCGGCCGGTCCCTCTCGATCCGTCACCGCCGCCCAGCCAGAATGATCTTCGGCAATCAACAAAAGGTTCGGCCGGACCGTCCGAAGGGTCCGAGTCAATTCCCGCAGAAAGCGACAGCCGAACAAATTAGCCCGGGGGACCGGAGTGTTATGGGCTACATTGTCCCTATGGATTGCATTGGTTAAGTCGACGCGAAAGCCATCCACATGAAATTCTTCTACCAAAACTAGCGCGCTACTGAGGAACATGTGCCGAACCATCTCTTCGCAGTAGCGCGGAGCATATCCACTTGAGCCATTGTCGAGATAGCCGAGCCCCGGTTCGTACCAGTAGTAAAGATTATGTTCGTCTCGTTCAGAATCGTACTTCCATTCTGCGCGCTCGGCATCAGGAAGATAGTGGTTAAAGACGACGTCGAAAAGGACAACCATTCCGCGTCGGTGACAGGCCCGAACAAATTGCTTAAACTGGTCGCGCCCTTGGCTCCCGTATTCGAGCGCAAAGTAGTGACTGGTCGAGTAACCCCAGTTTTCTGGGCCGTCACCAAACTCGCACAAGGGAAGAAGTTCTACGGCGTTGACTCCAAGCTCGCTTAGATGATCTAAGAATTGAATCGCATCCTCAAAAGTGCCTGCACCCTCCCGGCCAAACCCCAAAGCTCCTAGATGGACTTCGTAAATGATCAGGTCTTCGATTCTTGAGGGAAGGGGGAATTCCGTAGAAAACTCCTCCATCCAAAAAGCTTCTTCGGGCACAAACGTCTCTTGGGGTTCCGGCCAGAGGCAAGTGGGATGGCTAGGATCGATGACTGACTCGGGATCCACCACGAGCGAAGCGCTCACACTTCCCTCAAGCGCTTCCACCGGCCCCTGGTATTTGCGCCCTCTGGGGTTGAGGTAGCCTTCTCCTATTTGGCTTCTGCTATAAAGATCCGTTCGATAAACGAGGCTCCCATCTTCTCGAAGAATGCGGAACAAATACGCCCTGGCTCGCCACCTTTCGTAGCTATCATCTCGATACGACCATACTCCTTTTGGATCTCGGGTCATTGGGATTGCCTCTTCTTCCATTCCCTCCCCTTGATCTCCAACATATCCCCCACATACTCGTTCCCATACCGAAGGATGAGCAAAAAGGTTTTTTTCAGGGTTCGTCCAGTCCCATACCTTCGCTCGTACGAGCTCTACTCGCTGGGCAAAGGGCGCCCAAACGGAAAACTCGATCTTTCGCTGGTCGGACTCAGAGGAGGGGCGTCTTGCATTAGCTCCCAACCATCGAGCCAGACAAAAACGGTAAACTTCGCGGGTCGGCCTGCCTTCAAAAACCAAACACCGATAAAGGTGATTCCAATCGTCCCAGCTACTTGGTTCACCAGCTTCGAGGGTTACCAGAGGCCCCAGCGACCCAGCTGGTCCATACCCCAAAACGCTCCAGTAAAGCTTTTGGCCAGCTCGTTGCTCATCCAGCTGTACCGTCGCTTCAAAATAAGGACAACCATCCTCCCCGAGACCCATTTCCATGGGAATAAAAGGGAGTGCAAGAAGGTCTTGCGGTCTCTCCCACGAGAGCACTAGCTGCACGGAATGAAAAAGAGGGGTTTTAAGGCCAACAGAGAATTGAAAGGTGGCAGGGATCAAATCCATGCTATGGGAAGGCGAGTGTACAAAAAATGAGCCCAAGCGCTAGCGTGCTGTCATGTGAAGTTTCGATCATCTTCTTTTCAGAGAGTCTAGCTCTCGGTTGAGACGAAGGAAAAGGGCTTTTTTAGAAATCGTTGGGGCGGAGGCGGGGACTGTGGGTTTGAAAAGCCACCAAGGGATTTCGGCATTCCGTGATGTGTCTAGCGTTTTTTAAGTTTTTTGGTTTTTACGTATTGTTCCGTGTAGGCTCTATCGGCTTAGGTGCCGTCGCCAAAAGGTTCTTTAAAGAGCTGTCCCCGTCCATGCCCAAAGAGATCGAAGAGCAGCCCGGAAAAACGGTAAGCGGGGTTTTGGGAGAAAAAGACACGCTGCTGGCCATGAGGGGGGTGTATCAAGACTCTCCTTTGACTTCCTTGCCAGCATTTCTCCTGGTCTTGTCTTGGCACTGATCCTTGCCGAAAATGGGCTCGCAGCGATCCCCGTGCCTTGATCGACTCAAGCAAAAACCGGCGTGCCAGGATCTCGGTGAAGTATATGCACCACTCGTTGCCACTGAACCCTTTTTTTAAGAGTTGGCCAAGGAACAAGATGGTTTTCTGTCTCCTAACCCTGTTTTGCCACCCACCGTGGCGGCACCATCTCGACCCTCGGTGGCCAATGGCTCT is a window from the Candidatus Methylacidithermus pantelleriae genome containing:
- a CDS encoding gamma-glutamylcyclotransferase family protein, which encodes MSIQLCYWYFAYGANMDAQGLARRVGCNVLEGKRACLEGYRLVFNQRGGYASVVPHPSDKVWGVLYRLTETELSRLDQYEGVPECYGRQKVWVTTENGERVRAYVYIGKENLENVWPKQTYLSELLRGARQHQLPQEYIQFLEGVAALREQQVKGGSTRTAPKKEQTP
- a CDS encoding alpha-amylase family glycosyl hydrolase; this translates as MGLGEDGCPYFEATVQLDEQRAGQKLYWSVLGYGPAGSLGPLVTLEAGEPSSWDDWNHLYRCLVFEGRPTREVYRFCLARWLGANARRPSSESDQRKIEFSVWAPFAQRVELVRAKVWDWTNPEKNLFAHPSVWERVCGGYVGDQGEGMEEEAIPMTRDPKGVWSYRDDSYERWRARAYLFRILREDGSLVYRTDLYSRSQIGEGYLNPRGRKYQGPVEALEGSVSASLVVDPESVIDPSHPTCLWPEPQETFVPEEAFWMEEFSTEFPLPSRIEDLIIYEVHLGALGFGREGAGTFEDAIQFLDHLSELGVNAVELLPLCEFGDGPENWGYSTSHYFALEYGSQGRDQFKQFVRACHRRGMVVLFDVVFNHYLPDAERAEWKYDSERDEHNLYYWYEPGLGYLDNGSSGYAPRYCEEMVRHMFLSSALVLVEEFHVDGFRVDLTNAIHRDNVAHNTPVPRANLFGCRFLRELTRTLRTVRPNLLLIAEDHSGWAAVTDREGPAGLGFDAAWYAEFYHSLVGDAPRGPEVARLLWVAGQGGDGPLNLQQFGSILSSTSSRTVVYHKNHDEAGNDPGTARTLVTAAGGAEYLTNPTARWYAEARARWVAGISILSAGIPLFLFGEEVGAKEPFLYGQVLPHREDLIGKRSGEGAGLFTFYRDLIHLRRSHEVVRRGQIEVFYTHNVDRVLAFRRWIESTELLVVGSLANSPYTHGYRVSSPRLSSGSWREIFNSDAAAYGGHNVANGKTLLSSAGGEMTLLLPACGFVVLQRSEG